ACCAACAATTGCGGGAAGCATCTCCCGACTGATAGGTTTGATATCCAAATTTGTGAGTGGCACTATTAACAAACCAGGTGCAGTGAAACATCACTACAACCCGAAAGAAAATACCCCAAACGACAAAAGACCAACCTCCAATCAGATATAGCAATAATCCAAAGATCACCTGAATGACCAGAAAATATTTTTGGAAAAACAGATAGACTGGATCGTCGGCAATATCTTTTGTAAAACGGGGGATTTGTTCATCCGCCGGAGTATGGAACAACATCCAGCCGAGATGACTCCACCAAAACCCTTTTGTGGAATCATGGGGATCTTGATCTTGATCAGAATATTGATGATGGAGACGGTGTAAACCGATCCAATCAATCGGCCCTCCTTGGCAGGCCAGGGTTCCGCAAAAGACTAAAAAATATTCTAGCCATTTGGGAGCCTCAAAACTGCGATGGCTAACCAGGCGGTGATACCCTAGGGTAATTCCCAAGCCTCCAGTAACCCAATGTAAAAATAGAGCTAGGCCTACGGCAGCCCAGCTAAAGTTACTCGGTAAAAATGC
The nucleotide sequence above comes from Planktothrix serta PCC 8927. Encoded proteins:
- a CDS encoding acyl-CoA desaturase, whose product is MTIATSPQYKPDWITIVFMVSLHAAALLAFLPSNFSWAAVGLALFLHWVTGGLGITLGYHRLVSHRSFEAPKWLEYFLVFCGTLACQGGPIDWIGLHRLHHQYSDQDQDPHDSTKGFWWSHLGWMLFHTPADEQIPRFTKDIADDPVYLFFQKYFLVIQVIFGLLLYLIGGWSFVVWGIFFRVVVMFHCTWFVNSATHKFGYQTYQSGDASRNCWWVAVVTYGEGWHNNHHAFQYSARHGLQWWEIDLTWMTISLLQALGLAQKVKLPPANAEAQRI